From Gemmatimonadaceae bacterium, a single genomic window includes:
- a CDS encoding CBS domain-containing protein codes for MTTPTTAHGHPAASGPEYDTYFFTALLGRHVCETRAEFRIGKLTDLVFRLSEPYPEAVGIFISHGWGNPTEFIPWDRVSRIEGGTIFVLPPVTGDRYPPFVDQPGWILLNEHLVGKEIFDMEGRRLEIVNDVQLLSSRGRMILAHVDTSFNGFLRKWRLDWIGRQKDQLISWKFVQPLSIEDATSSRKVSLSLTRSQIHEIPSEDLADALEELSGREQEAVFSALESDKAAETLLEAEPRAQRQLVADLPPDRARTILSGMSAAQIADLLEALPLDDRRELIALLPSEQADRTRAILSQHEPTAGELVASTYVALPPETPVAEALRRLHASQLNKRFLQYVYVVQPPGQVLLGVADLRELVVAEATATLGEVMAEPAVSAERDLLEADVRRMFEKYRYRMLPVVDASNHLLGVIHYRDIGD; via the coding sequence ATGACGACTCCCACGACGGCGCACGGCCACCCCGCCGCCTCCGGCCCGGAGTACGACACGTATTTCTTCACGGCGCTGCTCGGCCGTCACGTGTGCGAGACCCGCGCCGAATTCCGCATCGGCAAGCTCACCGATCTCGTGTTCCGGCTCAGCGAGCCGTACCCCGAGGCGGTGGGCATCTTCATCAGCCACGGCTGGGGGAACCCCACGGAATTCATCCCCTGGGACCGCGTCAGCCGCATCGAGGGCGGCACGATCTTCGTCCTGCCTCCGGTCACCGGCGACCGGTACCCGCCGTTCGTGGACCAGCCCGGCTGGATCCTGCTCAACGAGCATCTCGTGGGCAAGGAGATCTTCGACATGGAGGGCCGGCGGCTGGAGATCGTGAACGACGTGCAACTCCTGAGCAGCCGGGGACGCATGATCCTGGCGCACGTGGACACGTCGTTCAACGGCTTTCTGCGCAAATGGCGCCTGGACTGGATCGGCCGCCAGAAGGATCAGCTGATTTCATGGAAGTTCGTGCAGCCGCTCTCCATCGAGGATGCCACGTCCAGCCGCAAGGTCTCGCTCTCCCTCACCCGCTCGCAGATCCACGAGATTCCGAGCGAGGACCTCGCCGACGCGCTCGAGGAGCTGTCGGGGCGGGAGCAGGAGGCGGTGTTCTCGGCGCTCGAGTCCGACAAGGCCGCCGAAACGCTGCTCGAGGCCGAACCGCGCGCCCAGCGGCAGTTGGTGGCCGACCTGCCACCCGACCGCGCGCGCACGATTCTCTCCGGAATGTCCGCCGCCCAGATCGCCGACCTGCTCGAGGCTCTGCCGCTGGACGATCGCCGCGAGCTGATCGCGCTGCTGCCCAGCGAACAGGCCGATCGCACCCGGGCGATCCTGTCGCAGCACGAGCCCACCGCGGGCGAGCTCGTGGCGTCCACCTATGTCGCGCTGCCGCCCGAGACCCCGGTGGCCGAAGCGCTGCGCCGCCTGCACGCGTCCCAATTGAACAAGCGGTTCCTGCAGTACGTGTACGTGGTGCAGCCGCCCGGCCAGGTGCTGCTCGGCGTGGCCGACCTGCGGGAACTGGTGGTGGCCGAGGCCACGGCCACGCTCGGCGAGGTGATGGCCGAGCCGGCGGTATCGGCCGAGCGCGATCTGCTCGAGGCCGACGTGCGACGAATGTTCGAGAAGTACCGTTACCGCATGCTGCCGGTGGTGGATGCGTCGAATCACCTGCTCGGCGTGATCCACTACAGGGACATCGGTGATTGA
- a CDS encoding undecaprenyl-diphosphate phosphatase, with protein MHNIIAAIILGLVEGVTEFLPVSSTGHLILAGHALGFVGPRADAFEIIIQLGAILAIVWLYRTMLWRVARDGFAVEESRRFILALFVAFLPAAIVGLATHHWITAHLFTPPVVIGTMIIGGVVILAIEHWRPTPRIETVMQIGYRTALWIGIAQTFSLIPGVSRSGATIMGALLVGVARPAAAEFSFLLAIPVMFAATGLELWENRHLLSSSDAMIFAIGFVVAFASALVVVRWLVRFVSHRSFDVFAWYRIVFGLALLALLATGSNWVTK; from the coding sequence ATGCACAACATCATCGCCGCGATCATCCTCGGACTCGTCGAGGGGGTCACCGAGTTCCTGCCCGTCTCGTCCACCGGACATCTGATCCTGGCGGGGCACGCGCTGGGGTTCGTGGGCCCGCGCGCCGACGCGTTCGAGATCATCATCCAGCTCGGCGCCATTCTCGCGATCGTGTGGCTGTATCGCACCATGCTCTGGCGCGTGGCGCGCGACGGATTCGCCGTCGAGGAATCGCGCCGGTTCATCCTCGCGCTGTTCGTGGCGTTCCTGCCGGCGGCGATCGTCGGGCTGGCCACGCATCACTGGATCACGGCCCATCTGTTCACGCCGCCGGTGGTGATCGGGACGATGATCATCGGCGGCGTGGTCATCCTCGCCATCGAGCACTGGCGCCCCACGCCGCGCATCGAGACGGTGATGCAGATCGGCTACCGCACGGCGCTCTGGATCGGCATCGCGCAGACGTTCTCGCTCATCCCGGGCGTTTCCCGCTCGGGGGCCACGATCATGGGCGCGCTGCTGGTGGGTGTGGCGCGGCCGGCGGCCGCCGAGTTCTCGTTCCTGCTCGCCATTCCGGTGATGTTCGCGGCCACGGGACTGGAGCTGTGGGAGAACCGGCACCTGCTGTCGAGCTCCGACGCGATGATCTTCGCGATCGGCTTCGTGGTGGCGTTCGCGAGCGCGCTGGTGGTGGTGCGGTGGCTGGTGCGCTTCGTGTCGCACCGCTCGTTCGACGTGTTCGCCTGGTACCGCATCGTGTTCGGACTCGCCTTGCTGGCGCTGCTGGCCACCGGGAGCAACTGGGTCACCAAGTAG
- a CDS encoding FAD:protein FMN transferase, with translation MAFDPSSRWNLGRREFLTIGTGVFVGLTLPLALRRRITMAKRTFPVMGTIAEVQVAHQDVRFAERAIDAAIAELQWVDRTMTRYSATSDIGRANLGAAREAVTVTPDTALVVRRALQWASTSDGRFDPAIGEVSELWDVLNRHEPPAADRVQRLASRGFWRKVDVSTFHGAPALRYHDRDVHLDLGAIAKGYGIDRATKALRALGVAHAIVTVGGDLYALGESPEGGAWKVGIRNPRDLTALSATLDVANRAVTTSGDYERYFRWRGVRYDHLMDPATAAPRRTPVHSCTVLGGDCVMDADAASTSGFGLSREAATVLARRLIPGAEAIPLT, from the coding sequence ATGGCGTTTGATCCGTCGTCGCGCTGGAATCTTGGCCGGCGTGAATTTCTGACCATCGGCACCGGCGTGTTCGTGGGGCTCACGCTGCCCCTCGCGCTGCGCCGCCGAATCACCATGGCCAAGCGGACCTTCCCGGTGATGGGGACCATCGCCGAGGTGCAGGTGGCGCACCAGGACGTGCGCTTCGCCGAGCGCGCGATCGACGCCGCGATCGCCGAACTCCAGTGGGTGGATCGCACGATGACGCGATACTCGGCCACCTCGGACATCGGCCGCGCCAATCTGGGCGCGGCGCGCGAGGCGGTGACGGTCACGCCGGACACGGCGCTCGTGGTCCGGCGGGCGCTCCAGTGGGCCTCGACCAGCGACGGCCGGTTCGATCCGGCCATCGGCGAGGTGTCGGAACTCTGGGACGTGCTGAACCGGCACGAGCCGCCGGCGGCCGATCGGGTGCAGCGCCTGGCGTCACGCGGCTTCTGGCGCAAGGTGGACGTCTCGACGTTCCACGGCGCGCCGGCGCTGCGTTATCACGACCGCGACGTGCACCTCGACCTGGGCGCGATCGCCAAGGGCTACGGCATCGATCGGGCCACCAAGGCACTGCGGGCGCTGGGCGTCGCCCATGCGATCGTCACCGTGGGCGGCGATCTGTACGCGCTGGGCGAATCCCCCGAGGGCGGGGCGTGGAAGGTGGGCATTCGCAACCCGCGCGATCTCACCGCGCTGTCGGCCACGCTCGACGTGGCCAACCGCGCCGTCACGACGTCGGGAGACTACGAGCGGTACTTCCGTTGGCGCGGCGTGCGGTACGACCACCTGATGGACCCGGCCACGGCCGCGCCGCGGCGCACGCCGGTGCACAGTTGCACGGTGCTGGGCGGCGACTGCGTGATGGATGCCGATGCGGCGTCGACGTCGGGGTTCGGGCTGTCGCGCGAGGCGGCCACCGTGCTCGCGCGCCGGTTGATTCCTGGAGCTGAGGCCATCCCGTTGACCTGA
- a CDS encoding DUF3311 domain-containing protein, producing MTGSPTPARARRYRWLALLPPVALLGGIPFVNRVHPLVLGLPLLLAWIVGWVIATSAVMGCVWMLDRARSRADR from the coding sequence GTGACCGGATCCCCCACGCCGGCGCGGGCCCGCCGCTATCGCTGGCTCGCCCTCCTGCCCCCCGTCGCGCTCCTCGGCGGCATCCCGTTCGTGAATCGCGTGCACCCGCTGGTGCTGGGCCTGCCGCTGCTGCTGGCCTGGATCGTGGGCTGGGTGATTGCGACGTCGGCGGTCATGGGATGCGTGTGGATGCTCGACCGCGCCCGCTCGCGCGCCGATCGATGA
- a CDS encoding sodium:solute symporter: MTVALGILLAAFAAAIGLGLLARRGHTMSLEQWSVGGRGFGTVFVFLLMAGEIYTTFTFLGGSGWAYGKGGPALYILCYGAVAYTLSYFMLPVIWRYAQAKRLVSQPDFFAAKYDSRGLGVLVALVSVAALVPYLVLQLKGLGIIVSEASYGAVSPTTAVWTGTAALVGYVVVSGVRGSAWTAALKDIMILGVAVAIGVYLPFHYYGGYGAMFEAIDRARPGFLTLPATGMSPAWFVSTVVLTALGFYMWPQYFAGAYTARSEDVFRKNAVLLPLYQLVILFVFFAGFAAVLTVPGLKGPDADLSLLRIAKQTFSAPTVGVIGAAGLLTALVPGSMILITAATILAQNVYRVLVPTATDRAVTRLARALVPVIALLAVGLTLRGGEALVPLLLMGYNLVTQLFPALLASLGERPWATTSGAFAGIVAGELTVAYLSLTGATLATLAPGAPQTLKDLNVGIVALTVNAAVLTTVSLATRRRPTW, from the coding sequence ATGACCGTGGCCCTGGGCATTCTCCTCGCGGCGTTCGCGGCGGCCATCGGGCTGGGCCTGCTCGCGCGCCGCGGGCACACGATGAGCCTGGAGCAGTGGAGCGTGGGCGGCCGCGGGTTCGGGACCGTGTTCGTGTTCCTGCTCATGGCCGGCGAGATCTACACCACGTTCACCTTCCTCGGCGGCAGCGGATGGGCCTACGGCAAGGGCGGGCCGGCGCTCTACATCCTCTGCTACGGCGCCGTGGCGTATACGCTGTCGTACTTCATGCTCCCGGTGATCTGGCGGTACGCGCAGGCCAAGCGGCTCGTGTCGCAGCCCGACTTCTTCGCCGCCAAGTACGACAGCCGCGGCCTCGGCGTGCTCGTGGCCCTGGTGAGCGTGGCGGCGCTGGTGCCCTACCTCGTGCTCCAGCTCAAGGGCCTCGGGATCATCGTCTCCGAGGCGTCGTACGGCGCCGTCTCGCCCACGACGGCGGTGTGGACGGGCACCGCGGCGCTCGTGGGCTACGTGGTGGTGTCGGGCGTGCGCGGCTCGGCGTGGACCGCGGCGCTCAAGGACATCATGATCCTGGGCGTGGCGGTGGCGATCGGCGTGTACCTGCCGTTCCACTACTACGGCGGCTACGGCGCGATGTTCGAGGCCATCGATCGCGCCCGGCCCGGCTTCCTCACCCTGCCCGCCACGGGGATGAGTCCGGCCTGGTTCGTGTCCACCGTGGTGCTCACCGCGCTCGGGTTCTACATGTGGCCGCAGTACTTCGCCGGCGCCTACACGGCCCGCAGCGAGGACGTGTTCCGCAAGAACGCCGTGCTCCTCCCGCTCTATCAGCTGGTGATCCTGTTCGTGTTCTTCGCGGGGTTCGCGGCCGTGCTCACGGTGCCGGGCCTCAAGGGGCCCGACGCCGACCTCTCGCTGCTGCGCATTGCCAAGCAGACGTTCTCGGCGCCCACCGTGGGCGTGATCGGCGCCGCGGGGCTGCTCACCGCGCTCGTGCCCGGCTCGATGATCCTCATCACCGCGGCCACGATCCTGGCGCAGAACGTGTACCGGGTGCTCGTCCCCACCGCCACCGACCGCGCGGTCACGCGTCTCGCGCGCGCCCTCGTGCCGGTGATCGCCCTGCTCGCCGTGGGCCTCACGCTGCGCGGCGGCGAGGCGCTGGTGCCGCTGCTGCTCATGGGCTACAACCTGGTGACGCAGCTGTTCCCGGCGCTGCTGGCGAGCCTCGGCGAGCGGCCCTGGGCCACCACCTCCGGTGCGTTCGCCGGGATCGTGGCCGGCGAGTTGACCGTGGCCTACCTGAGCCTCACCGGGGCGACACTCGCCACGCTGGCGCCCGGGGCGCCGCAGACGCTCAAGGACCTGAACGTCGGCATCGTGGCCCTGACCGTGAACGCGGCCGTGCTCACCACGGTGTCGCTGGCTACGCGGCGGCGCCCTACTTGGTGA
- the rsxE gene encoding electron transport complex subunit RsxE produces the protein MTSVPVAEPVAAPAPRAPALIPGAPPPASVVADIWRGIGRENPVLVQLLGMCPTMAVTNVLANGLAMGLATTFVLVGSGLFVSLFRKYIAHEVRITSYILIIATFVTLADMILAAILPDIRKALGPFIPLIVANCLLLGRAEAFAAKVPVHRAVADGLGMGLGFTLSLSLLSTIREVLGNGSILGHPLFGPRFEPWVFMMMPPGGFLALGIALLGVAYVMELKKRRARRTA, from the coding sequence GTGACATCCGTTCCCGTCGCCGAGCCGGTGGCGGCCCCCGCGCCGCGTGCGCCGGCGCTGATACCGGGCGCGCCGCCGCCGGCGAGCGTCGTGGCCGACATCTGGCGCGGCATCGGCCGCGAGAATCCCGTGCTCGTCCAGCTGCTCGGCATGTGCCCGACGATGGCCGTCACGAACGTGCTCGCCAACGGGCTGGCCATGGGCCTCGCGACCACGTTCGTGCTCGTCGGGTCCGGGCTCTTTGTCTCCCTGTTCCGCAAGTACATCGCCCACGAGGTGCGCATCACCTCGTACATCCTGATCATCGCCACGTTCGTCACGCTGGCCGACATGATCCTGGCGGCCATCCTGCCCGACATTCGCAAGGCGCTGGGGCCGTTCATTCCGCTGATCGTGGCCAACTGCCTGCTGCTCGGCCGGGCCGAGGCGTTCGCCGCCAAGGTGCCCGTGCACCGCGCGGTGGCCGACGGCCTCGGCATGGGACTGGGATTCACGCTCTCGTTGTCGCTGTTGAGCACGATCCGTGAGGTGCTGGGCAACGGCAGCATTCTCGGCCATCCGCTGTTCGGCCCGCGGTTCGAGCCCTGGGTGTTCATGATGATGCCGCCGGGCGGCTTCCTGGCGCTGGGCATCGCGCTGCTCGGAGTGGCCTACGTGATGGAGCTGAAGAAACGCCGTGCGCGGAGGACCGCATGA
- a CDS encoding Rnf-Nqr domain containing protein, whose product MRDLSWIFISTMLVNNFTLVMFLGLCSFFGVTGKVETAWRLGLANTFVLVLTAVSVWVLNTFVLAQTPYLRTIAFIVVIASVVQIVEMAVKKYLPVLFRQLGIYLPLITTNCAILGLALFQTSRAYTFAEGLVFALGAGFGLTLALSLMASIRERIEVTDVPAVARRMGLVLVIASCLSMAFMGFAGMGTAG is encoded by the coding sequence ATGAGAGACCTGTCGTGGATCTTCATCTCGACGATGCTGGTCAACAACTTCACGCTGGTGATGTTCCTCGGGTTGTGTTCGTTCTTCGGCGTCACCGGCAAGGTCGAGACCGCGTGGCGGCTGGGGCTGGCCAATACGTTCGTACTCGTGCTCACCGCGGTGAGCGTGTGGGTGCTCAACACCTTCGTCCTGGCCCAGACGCCGTACCTGCGGACGATCGCGTTCATCGTCGTGATCGCGTCGGTGGTGCAGATCGTGGAGATGGCGGTGAAGAAGTATCTGCCGGTGCTGTTCCGGCAGCTGGGTATCTACCTGCCGCTGATCACCACCAACTGCGCCATTCTGGGTCTGGCGCTGTTCCAGACCAGCCGGGCTTACACGTTCGCGGAAGGCCTGGTGTTCGCGCTCGGCGCGGGGTTCGGGCTCACGCTGGCGCTGTCGCTCATGGCATCCATCCGCGAGCGCATCGAAGTGACCGACGTGCCGGCGGTGGCGCGGCGGATGGGCCTCGTGCTGGTCATCGCGTCGTGTCTCTCGATGGCGTTCATGGGATTCGCGGGAATGGGGACTGCGGGATGA